The DNA window GCTGCACCGCGGCCACGATCTCGGTGAGGACGCGTCGGGTCTGACTCTCGCCCACCCAGAGGTGCTTCGCACGGTCGACCGGTACGAGCGTCGCCCCCGGGAGGACGCCGAAACGCTCCGTCGCCTCCGGTGGCCGGAGGAAGTCGTCGAACTCCGGGACGAGCACGATCATCGGGCGTTCGTCGGCGGCCCACGCGCGCAACTCGTCGTCGCTGGTGCGGTGGAGCGGCGGCGAGAGGAGGATCACCCCGTCGACGGCCGCTTCGCGTCCGTACTTCAACACCAACTCGGTTCCGAAGGACCACCCGAGCAACCACGGATGCGGGAGTCCGCGCTCAGCGACGAAGGCCAACGCCGCCTCGACGTCCGCCCGTTCGCCCACTCCACCGTCGAAGGCGCCGTCGCTCGTCCCGCGGGGTGACGAGGTCCCCCGCGTGTTGAACCGGAGGACGGCGATCCCCGCCAGGGCCGGCAGGCGTGCGGCGGCCTTCCGGAGCACATGGGAGTCCATGAACCCGCCAGCGGTCGGCAGCGGGTGCAGGGTCACCAGGGTGGCGACGATCGGGCCGTCCGCCGGCACGGCGAGCTCACCGACGAGGGTCAGGCCGTCGCTGGTGTGCAGCTCGATATCCTCGCGGACGGCGGGCAACTCGGTCCCGCCGCGGATCTCGATGGTGTCGGTCATGTGATGTCTCCTCCTCGGGGCGGATCGTCGGCGTCTCCGGGCGACCGGAGCGCCCTCAACGGATCCGCCAACATCGCTCATGCCAATGGCGTCGAGCGGCGATGTCCGCCTGATCGCCCAGCACGCCGTCCGCGCGCCAGGTCACCACGTGCGCGGTACCCGGCGGGATCGTCTGCCCGCAGCCCGGGCAGACGTAGGTCTTCTGTGCGCTGGAACCGGACACCGGTTGGACATTCCAGGAGCCGTCCCGGTGGTCTTCGGTGCGCTTCCACCCGGCGAGCAGCCGGTCGAGCCCGTTGCCTTCGTCGTCGCCGGGCCGAGGCCGATGGCGGTGATGTCGAGGCATGGGTCAAGTCTAGGCACAGCCTCCCCGACACCCGTCGAGCGGGCGCGCGGGTCGGGTCAGTACCAGCCGTTCGACTCCGAGTGAGCCCACGCACCGCACGGCGTGCTGTACCGGCTCGTGATGTACCCGAGCCCCCAGGTGATCTGCGTGGCCGGGTTGGTCGCCCAGTCCGCTCCTGCAGACGCCATCTTCGAGCCGGGCAGTGCCTGCGGGATGCCGGTCGCGCCGGAGCTCGCGTTGTACGCGTACACGTTCCAGCCGGACTCGCGGTTCCACAGGGATACGAGGCAGCTGTACTCGCCCTCTCCCCAACCGTTCGCCATGACCATGTCGTACGCGATGGCCTGAGCCGTACCCGGGTCGGGTGTTCCCGCCGCCGGCGCACTGCCGGACGAGGAACCCTTGTCCGTCGCGGCCGGGGCGGCCACGGGTGGCGGCGGGGGCGGCGGAGCGACGACCTCGTAGCTGTCGCGGGCGAAGGTGTACTGGAAGTTCGAGCTGGCGACCACCGACTGCGCGGCGTTCCCGCCGAACTGCGCCTGCTTCTCGGCGTAGGAGGATGCCACCACGCTCGAGGTCGGGTCGACCATCGTCACCGCCACGAAGCCGAACGCCGCGGTGGCCGCGAAGATCCCGAGGACCTTCTTGCCACGCGAACGCGGACGACGGTAGGACTGAACAGCCTTACCGGAGTTCGGCTGGGCTGATGGTTTCCACGGAGTCACGTCAGTTGAGTGTTGAGGCACGATGCATCGATGGTAGCCGAGAACACCGGAACAGGCCACCGGAGAGGAGGACCCTCAGCGAACCGCCAGCATGACGTCGACGACGCTGTCGAGGAGGGCGTCGACCTGCGACTCTCGATAGCCCGCCCATTCGTTGCGGAAGACGGCGGTTCGGACACGGTCGACACTGAGCGGCGTCCCGTCGTGGAAATAGGCGACGAGGCGGTCCGCCAGAGCGTCGACGTCCTTCCGGCTGTACCCCCGCGCGAGGAGGCTCACCCGATTGAACCGTTGGCCCTCGGGACGGGTCAGCCGGTTGAGGATGACCTGGGCGGTGCCGCGGGCGTCACGGAGCCACTCCTTCGCGCCGCGCTCCTCGACGGACCGCTCGCGCTCCCGCAGGGAGAAGGCGTCCTCGAGGCGCTCCAGTGCGGCGTCGACGTGCTCGGTGCTGTACCCGCCGCGCACCAGCCGGAAGGCCACCCGACGGATGTCCTCTGCGGACAGCACGGTGTCGGCGTCGGCCTCGGCGTCCTGTGCGTACGCCGCGCGAGCGCGGTCGAGGAACTCGTCGACCTCGGCTGGATCGTAGCCACGCTTCGAACGCTTGGAGGTGGGGAAGATCGTGCTCACCGGACCATTCTCCCCCATGACGGACTGATCGAGCGAAACCGAGGGTGCCGGCGACTCAGCTCGCGAGCGAACCGAAGACCAGGTAGACGACGTAGGCGACGACGGCCGACGGCAGGATGGAGTCCAGCCGATCCAGGAATCCGCCGTGCCCGGGAAGCCAGGAACTCATGTCCTTGACGCCGATGTCGCGTTTGATGAGCGACTCGGCGAGATCGCCGACCGTCGCGCTCCCGAGGAGCAGGAGACCGAGGAGCACACCGACCCACCACGGGACGCCCAGCATCAGGATCGCCAGGAGGACGCCGGCCACGACCGCCGCGACGCCTGCCCCGGCGAAGCCCTCCCACGTCTTGTTCGGACTGATCACGGGCGCCATCTTGTGCTTGCCGAACGACAGACCGCTCGCGTAGGCGCCGACGTCGACGCAGATGACGAGGATCAGGAAGGCGAGCGTCCACCACTCCCCGTCCGGTTGGGCGACGAGGTAGACGGCGAAGGACGCGAGGAACGGCACGTAGACCTGGATGAAGGTCCCCGAGGCCAGATCCCGGACGAGCGTCGGGAGATCCGTGCGCCTGGTAGCGATCAGCTGCTCGGCCACCCGCCAGACGATCACCAGCAGGATGCCGAGGAGGACGACCGACCAGCGCCACACGTCGTGCAGGAAGAACGCGGCCGGTTGCATGGCGACCGCCGAGATCACCGTCGGGATCGCCGGGACCCGACGGCCGGTGTGCTCGAGGGCCTTCCGCAGTTCCAGTGCTGCGAAGGCCACTACGGCCGACGCGAGCACCACGAAGATCACCTTGAAGATGATGAGGCTCACGAGCATGATGCCGCCGGCCGCCACCCCGATGAGGATGGCGTTGACCAGGTTGCGGCCGACACGAGCCTCGATGCGCTCGTTCGTCGCGTCGAACTGCGCCTTCGTGGCCTGGACCTGGCGCTCGATGTCGGCCCTGGTGACCTCGACCTGGCGCTCGAACTTGGCCCGACGGTCCTTCAGCTGCGACCGCAGCTCCTGCGGTCCGAGCTTGCCGGCTTTGCCGGGTTCCGGCGTCGTCGGCTCAGCCGACCGCCCGGAAGCGACATCGTCTTCCACAGGTACCTCCAGCGGGCCGGCCGTCGATCGATTGACCGGGCGGCGAACGGAATCAGCGGACGGACAGCGGCTCAGATCGAGAGCAGCTCGGTCTCCTTGGCCTTCAGCGCGGCGTCGACGGCGTCGATGTGCGACTTGGTGACCGCCTCGAGCTCCTTCTCCCCGCGCGCGACATCGTCATCGCCGACCTCGCTCTTGAGTGCCTCGAGGTCGTCCTTGCCCTTGCGACGGATGTTCCGGATGGAGACCTTCGCGTCCTCGCCCTTACCGCGGACGATCTTCACGTACTCCTTGCGACGCTCGGCGGTCAGCTCCGGCATCGTGACCCGGATGACCGTGCCGTCGTTCGTCGGGTTGGCGCCGAGGTTCGGGATGTCCCGGATCGCCTGCTCGATGTCGCGCAGCGCGGTCTTGTCGTAGGGCGTCACGACGATGGTGCGCGCCTCCTGGTTCTGCAGGGAGGCGAGCTGGGCGAGCGGGGTCGGCGTGCCGTAGTAGCTCACCAGCACCTTCTGGAACAGCTGGGGGTTGGCGCGACCCGTACGCACCGTGGCGAAGTCATCCTTCGCGGCCTCGACGGCCTTCGACATCCGGGTACCAACATCCGAGAGGACATCCGCGATCACGAGCACTCCTTTGATTGCATTACTGGGTTCAGTCTAGTCGGGCGACGGCGCAGGACCTGGCCGCCCTGCCGCCTACGCGGAGGTGACGAGGGTGCCGATCGCAGCGCCACGGATGGCTGCCGTCACGTTCCCGGCGGGTTCCATGCCGAAGACCCGCATCGGCATGCCGTTGTCCATGCAGAGGCTGAACGCCGTCGAGTCGACGACCTTCAGGCCGCGCTGGAGGGCCTCCTGGTAGGAGATCGTGTCGATCTTCGTCGCGGTCGGGTCGACGCGCGGGTCGGCGGTGTAGACCCCGTCGACACCGTTCTTCGCGACGAGCACCTCGACGGCGCCGATCTCCAGCGCGCGCTGCGCCGAGACGGTGTCGGTCGAGAAGTAGGGCAGCCCTGCGCCGGCACCGAAGATCACGACGCGACCCTTCTCGAGGTGACGCTCCGCGCGGAGCGGGATGTACGGCTCGGCGACCTGCGTCATGGCGATGGCGGACTGCACGCGGGTCGCGGCGCCGGCCTGCTCCAGGAAGTCCTGGAGCGCCAAGGCGTTCATCACCGTTCCGAGCATGCCCATGTAGTCGGCTCGCCCGCGGTCCATCCCGCGCTGGCTGAGCTCGGCACCACGGAAGAAGTTGCCTCCTCCGACGACCACGGCGACCTCGACCTCGGCGGTCGCTTCCGCGATCTCTCGGGCGATCGACCCGACGACGTCGGGATTGACGCCCAGCTGGCCGCCTCCGAACGCCTCACCTGACAGCTTGAGCAGTACCCTGCGCTTCTTCTCCGGCATCCGCCTGTCCTCCCTCGTCCCTCACACAACTTAGTGCCCGGAGCCACGCGCTGTCCGCGACAACCGACGACTCCGCGGCTGGATCATCACCGATTCGGCGTGCACGGATATGCCCGTGCACGCAAAGGGGTCCGGATCGCCACTGGCGATCCGGACCCCGTCACAACTGCTACGCGCCGACCTTGAAGCGGGCGAACCCGGTCACGGTGAGGCCCGCGTCAGCGAGCACCTTCTGCACGGACAACTTGTTGTCCTTGGCGTAGTCCTGCTCGAGGAGCGCCACCTGCTTGAAGTACGAGGTCACTCGGCCTTCGACGATCTTCGGCAGAGCCGCCTCGGGCTTGCCCTCGTTCTTCGAGATCTCGGTGACGATCTCGCGCTCCTTCTCGACCTCGTCGGCCGGGACGTCGTCGCGGCTGAGGTAGGACGGGTTGGCGAAGGAGATGTGCTGCGCGGTGCTGCGAGCCGTCTCCGCGTCGTCACCCGTGTAGCCGACGACCACGCCGACCTGCGCGGGCAGGTCCTTGTTGGTCTTGTGGAGGTACACGGCGAAGTGCTCGCCCTGGACCACCGCGAGGCGGCGGAGTTCGAACTTCTCACCGATGATCGCTGCCGAGTCCGCGATGACCTCGGCGACGGTCTTGCCGTCGGCCGGAGCCGCGTTCCCCTCTTCGACGGTGGTCGCGCCGGCGGCGACGACCGCGTCGAGGACGAGGTCGGCGAGGGCGAGGAACTTCTCACCCTTCGCGACGAAGTCGGTCTCGCAGGCGAGCTCGATGAGGGTGGCGGTCTCGCCGTTCTCCTTCGCGGCGACGAGGCCTTCGCTCGTGGAGCGGTCGGCACGCTTCGCGTTGCCCTTCGCACCCTTGAGGCGGAGGATCTCGGTCGCCTTCTCGACGTCGCCATCGGCTTCGACGAGTGCGTTCTTGGTGTCGACCATGCCGGTGCCGAGCTGCTCGCGCAGCACCTTCAGGTCAGCAAGAGAAAAGTTTGCCATTGCTGGTGATCTCCTTGATTACTTCTCGTCGGCGACGGGCTCGGCTGCAGCTGCACCCGCGGCGTCGTCGGCGGACTCGGTTGCGGCGACCTCGACGTCTTCGACGGCGGGGGCGGACTCGACGGCGTCGGTCGCGGCGATGGCCTCATCGGCGACCTTCGCGGTCTCGGCGGAACCCTGCTCGCCACCCTGGAGCAGCTCCTGCTCCCACTCGGCGAGCGGCTCGGCCGGGGCGTCGCCCTCGGTCGGCTTCTGGTGGCGCTGGATGAGCCCCTCGGCGGCGGCGTCGGCGATGATGCGCGTCAGCAGGCCGACGGAACGGATCGCGTCGTCGTTACCCGGGATCGGGTACGTGACCTCGTCGGGGTCGCAGTTGGTGTCGAGGATGCCGATGACGGGGATGCCGAGCTTGCGCGCCTCGTCGATCGCGAGGTGCTCCTTCTTGGTGTCGACGACCCAGAGGGCGGACGGCGTCTTCGAGAGGTTGCGGATACCACCGAGCGACTTGTGGAGCTTGTCCAGCTCGCGCTTCTTGATGAGGAGTTCCTTCTTGGTGAAGCCGCTCTTCGAGGCGTCTTCGAAATCGAGCTCCTCGAGCTCCTTCATCCGGGCGAGTCGCTTCGACACCGTCTGGAAGTTGGTGAGGAGGCCACCGAGCCAACGCTGGTTGACGTAGGGCTGGCCGACGCGCGTCGCCTGCTCGGCGATGACTTCCTGCGCCTGCTTCTTCGTGCCGACGAAGAGGATGGTGCCGCCGTGGGCGACCGTCTCCTTGACGAAGTCGAAGGCCTGGTCGATGTAGCCGAGCGACTGCTGCAGGTCGATGATGTAGATGCCGGAACGCTCGGTGAAGATGAACCGCTTCATCTTCGGGTTCCAACGG is part of the Plantibacter sp. Leaf314 genome and encodes:
- the frr gene encoding ribosome recycling factor: MIADVLSDVGTRMSKAVEAAKDDFATVRTGRANPQLFQKVLVSYYGTPTPLAQLASLQNQEARTIVVTPYDKTALRDIEQAIRDIPNLGANPTNDGTVIRVTMPELTAERRKEYVKIVRGKGEDAKVSIRNIRRKGKDDLEALKSEVGDDDVARGEKELEAVTKSHIDAVDAALKAKETELLSI
- the tsf gene encoding translation elongation factor Ts, producing the protein MANFSLADLKVLREQLGTGMVDTKNALVEADGDVEKATEILRLKGAKGNAKRADRSTSEGLVAAKENGETATLIELACETDFVAKGEKFLALADLVLDAVVAAGATTVEEGNAAPADGKTVAEVIADSAAIIGEKFELRRLAVVQGEHFAVYLHKTNKDLPAQVGVVVGYTGDDAETARSTAQHISFANPSYLSRDDVPADEVEKEREIVTEISKNEGKPEAALPKIVEGRVTSYFKQVALLEQDYAKDNKLSVQKVLADAGLTVTGFARFKVGA
- a CDS encoding phosphatidate cytidylyltransferase codes for the protein MEDDVASGRSAEPTTPEPGKAGKLGPQELRSQLKDRRAKFERQVEVTRADIERQVQATKAQFDATNERIEARVGRNLVNAILIGVAAGGIMLVSLIIFKVIFVVLASAVVAFAALELRKALEHTGRRVPAIPTVISAVAMQPAAFFLHDVWRWSVVLLGILLVIVWRVAEQLIATRRTDLPTLVRDLASGTFIQVYVPFLASFAVYLVAQPDGEWWTLAFLILVICVDVGAYASGLSFGKHKMAPVISPNKTWEGFAGAGVAAVVAGVLLAILMLGVPWWVGVLLGLLLLGSATVGDLAESLIKRDIGVKDMSSWLPGHGGFLDRLDSILPSAVVAYVVYLVFGSLAS
- a CDS encoding lytic transglycosylase domain-containing protein, with the protein product MTPWKPSAQPNSGKAVQSYRRPRSRGKKVLGIFAATAAFGFVAVTMVDPTSSVVASSYAEKQAQFGGNAAQSVVASSNFQYTFARDSYEVVAPPPPPPPVAAPAATDKGSSSGSAPAAGTPDPGTAQAIAYDMVMANGWGEGEYSCLVSLWNRESGWNVYAYNASSGATGIPQALPGSKMASAGADWATNPATQITWGLGYITSRYSTPCGAWAHSESNGWY
- a CDS encoding DivIVA domain-containing protein, which encodes MSTIFPTSKRSKRGYDPAEVDEFLDRARAAYAQDAEADADTVLSAEDIRRVAFRLVRGGYSTEHVDAALERLEDAFSLRERERSVEERGAKEWLRDARGTAQVILNRLTRPEGQRFNRVSLLARGYSRKDVDALADRLVAYFHDGTPLSVDRVRTAVFRNEWAGYRESQVDALLDSVVDVMLAVR
- a CDS encoding alpha/beta hydrolase, yielding MTDTIEIRGGTELPAVREDIELHTSDGLTLVGELAVPADGPIVATLVTLHPLPTAGGFMDSHVLRKAAARLPALAGIAVLRFNTRGTSSPRGTSDGAFDGGVGERADVEAALAFVAERGLPHPWLLGWSFGTELVLKYGREAAVDGVILLSPPLHRTSDDELRAWAADERPMIVLVPEFDDFLRPPEATERFGVLPGATLVPVDRAKHLWVGESQTRRVLTEIVAAVQPAALPLPTHWPTPDRSAAV
- the pyrH gene encoding UMP kinase — its product is MPEKKRRVLLKLSGEAFGGGQLGVNPDVVGSIAREIAEATAEVEVAVVVGGGNFFRGAELSQRGMDRGRADYMGMLGTVMNALALQDFLEQAGAATRVQSAIAMTQVAEPYIPLRAERHLEKGRVVIFGAGAGLPYFSTDTVSAQRALEIGAVEVLVAKNGVDGVYTADPRVDPTATKIDTISYQEALQRGLKVVDSTAFSLCMDNGMPMRVFGMEPAGNVTAAIRGAAIGTLVTSA
- the rpsB gene encoding 30S ribosomal protein S2; the encoded protein is MAVVTIRQLLDSGVHFGHQTRRWNPKMKRFIFTERSGIYIIDLQQSLGYIDQAFDFVKETVAHGGTILFVGTKKQAQEVIAEQATRVGQPYVNQRWLGGLLTNFQTVSKRLARMKELEELDFEDASKSGFTKKELLIKKRELDKLHKSLGGIRNLSKTPSALWVVDTKKEHLAIDEARKLGIPVIGILDTNCDPDEVTYPIPGNDDAIRSVGLLTRIIADAAAEGLIQRHQKPTEGDAPAEPLAEWEQELLQGGEQGSAETAKVADEAIAATDAVESAPAVEDVEVAATESADDAAGAAAAEPVADEK